From Echeneis naucrates chromosome 7, fEcheNa1.1, whole genome shotgun sequence, one genomic window encodes:
- the stk38a gene encoding serine/threonine-protein kinase 38 isoform X1, whose amino-acid sequence MAMTGQSSCSSMSNHTKERVTMAKVTLENFYSNLIAQHEEREMRQQKLEKVMDQEGLADEEKRIRRSQHARKETEFLRLKRTRLGLEDFESLKVIGRGAFGEVRLVQKKDTGHVYAMKILRKADMLEKEQVGHIRAERDILVEADSLWVVKMFYSFQDKMNLYLIMEFLPGGDMMTLLMKKDTLTEEATQFYIAETVLAIDSIHQLGFIHRDIKPDNLLLDSRGHVKLSDFGLCTGLKRAHRTEFYKNLNHSLPSDLSKQTFQNMNSKRKAETWKRNRRQLAFSTVGTPDYIAPEVFMQNGYNKLCDWWSLGVIMYEMLIGYPPFCSETPQETYRKVMNWRETLIFPPEVPISEKAKELILRFCCEEEHRIGATGVEEIKSNPFFEGVDYDHIRERPAAIPIEIKSIDDTSNFDEFPDSDILSPAAAQVSNHTEADLKNKDWVFINYTYKRFEGLTARGAIPSYMKSGKR is encoded by the exons ATGGCGATGACTGGCCAAAGCTCATGTTCCTCCATGAGTAACCACACTAAGGAGCGGGTTACCATGGCTAAAGTGACCCTGGAAAACTTCTACAGCAACCTCATCGCCCAGCAtgaggaaagagagatgag ACAACAGAAGCTGGAAAAAGTGATGGATCAGGAGGGCCTGGCTGATGAAGAG aaacGTATCCGACGTTCTCAGCATGcaaggaaagagacagagtttTTGCGTCTCAAACGAACCCGACTGGGTCTGGAGGACTTTGAGTCTTTGAAGGTGATTGGCCGAGGAGCTTTTGGAGAG GTTCGACTGGTGCAGAAGAAAGACACTGGTCATGTATATGCCATGAAGATCCTTCGCAAAGCTGATATGCTGGAGAAAGAGCAG GTTGGTCATATCCGTGCTGAGAGGGATATTCTGGTTGAGGCAGACAGTTTGTGGGTGGTCAAAATGTTCTACAGCTTCCAGGATAAGATGAACCTCTACCTCATCATGGAGTTCCTGCCTGGAG GAGATATGATGACCCTGCTTATGAAGAAGGATACGCTGACGGAAGAGGCCACTCAGTTCTACATAGCAGAGACAGTACTGGCCATCGACTCCATCCACCAGCTGGGCTTcatccacagagacatcaaaccAGACAACCTTCTGCTTGATTCCCGG ggTCATGTGAAGCTGTCTGATTTTGGCCTGTGCACTGGGCTAAAGAGAGCCCACCGTACTGAGTTCTACAAAAACCTGAACCACAGCCTGCCCAGTGACCTCAGTAAGCAAA CCTTCCAGAACATGAACTCCAAGAGGAAAGCAGAGACCTGGAAGAGAAACAGGAGGCAGTTG GCCTTCTCCACAGTGGGAACCCCAGACTACATTGCTCCAGAGGTCTTCATGCAGAATGGATACAACAAACTATGTGACTGGTGGAGCCTGGGTGTCATTATGTACGAGATGCTGATAG gttATCCCCCGTTCTGCTCAGAAACGCCTCAGGAGACATATAGGAAGGTGATGAACTGGCGAGAAACGCTGATCTTTCCTCCAGAGGTTCCAATATCAGAGAAGGCCAAAGAGCTCATCCTCAG GTTCTGTTGTGAGGAGGAGCACAGGATTGGGGCCACAGGTGTGGAGGAGATCAAGTCTAACCCTTTCTTTGAAGGTGTGGACTATGACCATATCAG gGAGAGACCAGCTGCCATTCCCATAGAAATCAAAAGCATTGATGACACCTCCAACTTCGATGAATTCCCTGATTCAGATATCCTGTCTCCAGCAG CTGCTCAGGTGTCCAACCACACTGAGGCTGACCTGAAGAACAAGGACTGGGTCTTCATCAACTACACCTACAAACGTTTTGAAGGCCTGACTGCCCGAGGAGCAATACCGTCCTACATGAAGTCAGGAAAGAGATGA
- the stk38a gene encoding serine/threonine-protein kinase 38 isoform X2, translating to MAMTGQSSCSSMSNHTKERVTMAKVTLENFYSNLIAQHEEREMRQQKLEKVMDQEGLADEEKRIRRSQHARKETEFLRLKRTRLGLEDFESLKVIGRGAFGEVRLVQKKDTGHVYAMKILRKADMLEKEQVGHIRAERDILVEADSLWVVKMFYSFQDKMNLYLIMEFLPGGDMMTLLMKKDTLTEEATQFYIAETVLAIDSIHQLGFIHRDIKPDNLLLDSRGHVKLSDFGLCTGLKRAHRTEFYKNLNHSLPSDLTFQNMNSKRKAETWKRNRRQLAFSTVGTPDYIAPEVFMQNGYNKLCDWWSLGVIMYEMLIGYPPFCSETPQETYRKVMNWRETLIFPPEVPISEKAKELILRFCCEEEHRIGATGVEEIKSNPFFEGVDYDHIRERPAAIPIEIKSIDDTSNFDEFPDSDILSPAAAQVSNHTEADLKNKDWVFINYTYKRFEGLTARGAIPSYMKSGKR from the exons ATGGCGATGACTGGCCAAAGCTCATGTTCCTCCATGAGTAACCACACTAAGGAGCGGGTTACCATGGCTAAAGTGACCCTGGAAAACTTCTACAGCAACCTCATCGCCCAGCAtgaggaaagagagatgag ACAACAGAAGCTGGAAAAAGTGATGGATCAGGAGGGCCTGGCTGATGAAGAG aaacGTATCCGACGTTCTCAGCATGcaaggaaagagacagagtttTTGCGTCTCAAACGAACCCGACTGGGTCTGGAGGACTTTGAGTCTTTGAAGGTGATTGGCCGAGGAGCTTTTGGAGAG GTTCGACTGGTGCAGAAGAAAGACACTGGTCATGTATATGCCATGAAGATCCTTCGCAAAGCTGATATGCTGGAGAAAGAGCAG GTTGGTCATATCCGTGCTGAGAGGGATATTCTGGTTGAGGCAGACAGTTTGTGGGTGGTCAAAATGTTCTACAGCTTCCAGGATAAGATGAACCTCTACCTCATCATGGAGTTCCTGCCTGGAG GAGATATGATGACCCTGCTTATGAAGAAGGATACGCTGACGGAAGAGGCCACTCAGTTCTACATAGCAGAGACAGTACTGGCCATCGACTCCATCCACCAGCTGGGCTTcatccacagagacatcaaaccAGACAACCTTCTGCTTGATTCCCGG ggTCATGTGAAGCTGTCTGATTTTGGCCTGTGCACTGGGCTAAAGAGAGCCCACCGTACTGAGTTCTACAAAAACCTGAACCACAGCCTGCCCAGTGACCTCA CCTTCCAGAACATGAACTCCAAGAGGAAAGCAGAGACCTGGAAGAGAAACAGGAGGCAGTTG GCCTTCTCCACAGTGGGAACCCCAGACTACATTGCTCCAGAGGTCTTCATGCAGAATGGATACAACAAACTATGTGACTGGTGGAGCCTGGGTGTCATTATGTACGAGATGCTGATAG gttATCCCCCGTTCTGCTCAGAAACGCCTCAGGAGACATATAGGAAGGTGATGAACTGGCGAGAAACGCTGATCTTTCCTCCAGAGGTTCCAATATCAGAGAAGGCCAAAGAGCTCATCCTCAG GTTCTGTTGTGAGGAGGAGCACAGGATTGGGGCCACAGGTGTGGAGGAGATCAAGTCTAACCCTTTCTTTGAAGGTGTGGACTATGACCATATCAG gGAGAGACCAGCTGCCATTCCCATAGAAATCAAAAGCATTGATGACACCTCCAACTTCGATGAATTCCCTGATTCAGATATCCTGTCTCCAGCAG CTGCTCAGGTGTCCAACCACACTGAGGCTGACCTGAAGAACAAGGACTGGGTCTTCATCAACTACACCTACAAACGTTTTGAAGGCCTGACTGCCCGAGGAGCAATACCGTCCTACATGAAGTCAGGAAAGAGATGA